Below is a window of Solanum stenotomum isolate F172 chromosome 7, ASM1918654v1, whole genome shotgun sequence DNA.
CGATAACTTCTTCATTTTCGATATTTTCTTGGATAAAATACTCGGACCTTGgatatatttatagaaaaacaaaaataaatggcGCACAAATTAAAGAAGTGATGTAACACATTGGTCATTTGTTAATTCAGAGGCGGACCAGGATACAGAGTTTGGGGTTCTAAATTTCCTTTAGAAccgtcaatcaattttgttaggatttcataaattaatatacatatatatttaattaattttctagtacaaaTACAAGATCTACGAAAAAGCTACTGAATTCATCCAAACTTATAAACCCCACCTAGCTCCGTCTCtagaaattatatatactaGAAAGTCGTTGGGTGAGCGTGGGCATATATACGGGACCAAAAAAGTGGAGCGCTATTGTTGGTTAGCAGACGGCAAAAAAAGAGAGGCTATAATAGGCCCCGCCGCGAAGGTGAGTGCGGGGAGCAGTTAGCTACAGAACAGTAAGGGAGGCACGAAAATGGCtactatttaaataaattgagaCCACCGAAGAAGCGCATTACGCACATGCAAACGATTCCTTATTCAACTTAAATATGAACTAGAATCATCATCTATTTACTATCttcaacaaacaacaaaatacaaaattttatatagtataataataggtgaaaagaataaaaaaaaggaacactATCATCATTGTATAAAAGAATATAGAAAGTCTAAGATAAAAAGGCATCACAAAAAAAGAATTACTCTCTCACCCTTTTTCTCACAAATGCGAGTATGCGACTCTGTACCCATCAAgtctgattaaatttgaattcgtgTCGGAAAGTCTCACGTTGGGAGTAAATCGTTCCCTAACAAAGGCGCGACTCGAACCCAGGGCCTCTTGGTTAAgaatgaaggagtacttaccactccatcACAACCGTTATTGATTTCTCACCCTCATTTTAGTTagatataatacataaacatataaACATGTCTTTAATTTGATCTAAGCTGACATTTATGTTCTCAAATTTTGGGGGATGCGAAAGTAGatacttaaaattatataaagttgaacaagtgtCACACATGCATCCTATGTAAGCATAATACAAATCAGTTTAAGTGTATCTCACACAAATTGGTATAACATACTATAAGAGTAGAATTgaaataagtaaataatttttttcttaatttgctgaaatttaaaaatattattaatacaaaACTAGTTAAAAGGTAATgaagaattattatttaattagctAAAAATGTAACTAAGACTTTATAAAAAGAGATGCTCTGTCTTATTCCCTAAAATTTCACAACAAATAAAAGTAGAAATATTCTCTCCAAACCCTTAATAGAAACTCTCACATACTtcctccgttccattttatatgtcatccctttctAAAAATAGCTAGACCacaatatatgtcattttataaaatttatgcataaattaccatatttttcccattatacccttgatagattaattaattaatcttgaaatgTATTTACTTTGACTAACCTAGAAAATCTACAAGTAGTTAATTTCATTGGGAGAATacttcattcattaattaaCTACTTTCTTTATTCACTACTTATTCTATAGaatctgattttgaaaaaaaatatcaacaaacatattaaaaataaaagatgaaaaaaattcaaaaataatcttgaaagttgaagcttcaacaaattttatcaaggaagatgacatttcaaaaagttcaaagGAATTTTGTGATGTTGTCATGTTTACtttaagaatttatatataaaaaaatattttacacaaaatatataggaaaattgaggtgggaaaaacttgattttttaattttttttggattaattGGTGAAAATTTTGGCTCCAAAAATAaactctaaaatttaaatagtcatccaaatgcatttatatttttgaaatctaacatattcatcatttattataaagttgtcttaaaaaaacattaaataagggcaTAAGGTAAAATTAcctcatttcttaatgcaagtgcaaataaaaaatgtggcatataaaatgggacggaagAAGTACATTCTTAGGGTTAAGTAGGATAGAGTGTCATCTTTTAATGATTGgattatttattcataattgCATGTGCTCTAACGTTAGACAAAAGTACTTTTGgttctaaaaaaagaaactttagCTTAATTAACAAACtaattttgtgaaattattGTACACACAATTCTTTATAAACGAAGAGAAAAGTTGTTaccaatatttaattatatatgaaataattaaGCTTTGACGCAACTATGTATACGTTGTCTCAGTTCCTTCAACAACAAGAATTTAGAGTATATTGTATGActgtatattattttataatttttcaaaggAATTTATAGCATTCATTTGCTAATGTGTAATGTGTTGCCTGGTGACAATTAATCACCAATTTATGAATTTTCAAAAGCGCttatttacaaaattaactTATACTTGTTCTCAATACAtgcatcatcaaaataaaaaatatttttatcactGAAGCCATACAAATTGAATATTCCACGTATAACTATAAGAATTGACTTCATGTTATTAGATTATCACAGGTTATAACAATGAAAACAATTTTTATTcttgtaaaaatataaaacgACATTGTATAAATAGATCAATATGGTCCAATTCTTCTTCGAACCCTACATATAGAAGGAATTTTTATTTAGTGCACCGTATCGTCCTTATTACCTACTctaatttttaattcaaaagatcCATCTTCGATATCGATGAATACCAATCAACGGATCCTAGGAGGTATATTAATCTGTCCCCAAATTACTGCCAAATAATCGCATTTGTTTTAACAATTTTCGAGAAAAAAATTAACTCTTGTGTcaattttttctgaaaatattttcgcataattcataaatatgttatttaatttgttcttatctgatttttatgttctttaattttgaatgtgcacaaataaatatttaaatttgtataaaattaaataaatagatacataCGTTATACATGACATAACATAGAATATTACGTAGAATGAGGATTGCCATTTATGATTCCATGTAGGACACTTAAACGTGGATTGCcatgtgcacactcaaagttatAGGACATCGATATCATATAAAACCAAGTTAAAAAGCACGCTTATATATTGTAGCTTGTATTTATTCTCCACCGAATAACATGACTTTTCACATGCTCAACACACAAACTGGAAAGAGATTCTTCTCTCCTTTATAATGCTGGTATTTTTAGATATATAGATTAAAGaaagaacaaacaaaaaaaaaagatggaatTACAAAAGTATAAAATGTTGATAAAAGCacatttaaattctttttttttaaaaaaatattgtaggAGTAAAGTAGTGACAAACAAGTGGGGATATTTGATAGATATATGTCTTCCAAATATCCAAGCttgagttttaatttatttccctctagtgtctatttttttttctttggaaatTCCCGTTAAGAAAATGGATATTGTGTCaaacttaatttcaaaaataagttTATGTAGTAAAAATTGCTCAAAAGCatattagaaaaagaagaagctaatTTTATCAATCATTATTAGGTATTTTAACACTTCTAACCTAAGTGGACTGAACATATAGAGCATAAAAATACAACATTAACAATGGCTTAACATCACGTAAACAAAATAATAGGGATTAGTCCGGTCTTcggaagaaaatatattcatgaTGATTTAACTCAATTCCAAAAATTACCTTATGCCGTGAGGATTATCCAagaactttttaaaaaacaatctATTCTCATAACCAATATGTACGAGACATTCTAACAAATCCTCAACCTTGGGAAAAAACAAATCCTCTACTCCTACGACTAGAAGAATGTACTAAATCTATTGTGTGAGCCCATAACGAAGCTAGAATTTTGATTTAGAAGtgttaatatatatagaaaagtaaaatcacTAGAAGTCAAGAAGTATCAATATGTAATATCGATCTatagtatataaaaaaatatttttacctaactacataatgtaatttttcaacGGAAGAGTGTCTCCGCCTACTACATGAGGCAAGTAACTCTCAATCAATGTGACATACTTGACACCTCGCACACTCAGGACTAGACACGTAGGTAATATAAAACAaggaaaaaatgtatttttattttgactcaacctagaaaattaatttatcaaataaaaattattgacaattatataagaaattaaaaataaattcccTCAAACAAGCAAattgtacttttatttattaaagatGACAAAGATAtgccacttttttttttgaggacCAAGAAGTACTTGTAATTTGAGGTAAAGCATGAAAGGTTCTCATTGGATTATCCTTTTGGCTATATGAGAAGAATCAGAATAAGAGATaaaaagaaggggaaaaaaGTTCCATATAAACAAAAGCCAaaactttaatttgataaattggAATAAACCTTTTAGTAAGATgctttgattcttttttttttttgccctcTCTTTGTGGGGATGCACTAGAGGCTCTTATTTAAAGTTTGTCAACAATTAACTATacttgtgagttttttttttttgttgttgaaatgaCATATATCTATCTTTCACATGTATGACTCACCCCACAAGGTTCTTTCCAAAGAGGCCATTGCCATTAACTTCAAGTCAAATATGTGTTCCACATATTATACATGAGAAGGGTGTCTTTAATTTGTCTCCCTAGACTTTTCTAGAAATAGTCACACTTAATTGATGTACACAAACAATGGCAAGATCTTTGTTTGAGAATATACATACGAATAAGTGGCGTACGCATAATTTTATGTGATCATAGCAGTATTGACATAGTGTATCAAAGTTCAATTAaatggttttctttttttttttgggggggggggggggNNNNNNNGGGGGGGGGGGTTAATTACCTGgactatttataaaattaagtaGTAATTGACATCATCTATCAATTACATAAGTGACGTACATATAACTTTATGGTATTAATATTGGCATGGTGtatcataattcaattaatAAGTACTTGATTAGTAATTGAGATTATACACTAATCAGATTGGTCTTGATGAGGTTATTCTCTGATCCTCAATCTTAATTCTATTATTTCAATAATATCAATATCTTACAAGAATTTTCAGAGAATGAGTACATTATTATAAAGAATTAGTTGATTATATGCTACATCTTCACTACTAGCTACTAGTTTCGATCGCTATAGACTTTTGGTCTAATTATAAAGGAATGTCAATGTGTTAAACTTAGggcttttaaaaaaataagtcaattttttaaaagttagaaCATACGCTGAGTTCAATTCTAGAAAATGAggatcaaaataacaaaatagacATGGAATATgtgtaagaattattattaattaattcttacttatggcccaagtttacttgtaacccaagtaataccataaataatatttaataaggaataaATTTCGCTCgtacattggttacttgatggacgtaccagattaagtcttatcctctataaattggtcatcCCTCCACCTattagggttaccacatattctctacaaTAATCCATCGTTGACGGTTGTGGTAACGTAAGGCTagggcaaggaggtagaaacTAATTTATTACTAATGCTTCCGCTTTtctttgtggtgatgtcttcgGCATCAGGTATGTGCCCCTAACGatctctatgtaagattatcgTGTTTAAGATCCTGATATGTATTAAAGTATTTAACCTTACTTGTGGTATCAGAGCCTGAATTGTTTGAACGGATAATCTTCGTATATTTTCACCTTTATAGATCATCTTTACATAATATGTATAATATTTATGATCGttaattggttaaattaatgaagtaaaaaaattgaaaaaagaaggtTATATGCAGGCGGCACTTTTATGagaattgtttaaattttttatgtcaCACTGATCTGCTCGTTATTAATtaatgaacaatttttttttgatctTGCACAAGTTATTGacttaattattaaaataatattttattctatttttggttTATGTGGTAATGAATCAATTGTGTAATAAATTAAAGTGGTCGTTATactaagtaataaataatatgtgtatagtttgttagtcaccaaagtggccaaattagaaaaattaatgtctacacatataatatttatgatcaCTTGGCATATGTGGATTAGtacaattcattatttattgGTATATTCAATATTCCAAGAGAGATTGAGTCTGGTTTTTTAACCtgatgcatgtattatgtttctatagtttgttagtcaccaaagtggccaaactaaaatgtttaaaattattcccatgcacaaaaaaattatattatgtgtgcatttgtattcatatagtttgttagtaactaaagtggccaaactagagaAATTCATGTctacacatataatatttatgatgaattgatgcatgtattatgtttctatagtttgttagtcaccgaagtggccaaactagtatggttaagaaaaatatgcattcataaaattgtcatttatctATGAAGTTTAATTAAATGcctatattgaaaaaaaatagataaattgatTTTCACTATTGCTAGAACTTAAGAATTTACCTAAAGGTGAATCTATCATTCTACGAATAGTGAAAATTATGAGGTAAATTAATAGCttttagtcaaacatatattgtatatccaaagatgtcgtatatatttgattaaaaatattcattcacctattaaagataaaaaatggcatttaaattatgataatgtgTCGTAGTATCTACCCAAAGGAGAAttacgatatatttttatcGTTTTActgaattcacattattttctgattttatgagtatgtatatctattttgcaGTTGTTCCTCTTCATTTGCATGCTTCGTCTGTTAAAGTGTTCAATGGAATGAACTTCTATGAATGGCATGAACAAGTCAAGTTCCATTTAGGTGTGATGGATCTTGACTTGGCTCTGATGAATGACAAGCCTAATGCCATTACTGATAAGAGCAGTGAGGATgagaagtcttttcataaatcatgggaGCGCTCTAACAGATTAAGCCTTATGTTTATGCAAATGACTGTTGCTAACAACATTAAGAGTACTACTCCACAAACAGAAAGTGCCAAGAAATACCTAAAGTTTGTGGGAGAACGTTTTTGTTCTGCTGATAAATCTCTCGCTAGTACACTAATGGCTGAACTCACGACTATGAAGTTTAATGGGTCGCGCAATATGCAAAATCATATCATCGATGTAATACCCCGTAATTTAGtgagttgaactagtgagttctaAAGTCTTTGATAAGAGTTTTGGAATGTCGTATGAGGGTTAAAACTTGTAAAAATGGTTTCCGTACTTAGAATAGtgattttaggggttaaacgtccgggtacgactccccaaggaccacctaaggggtccttgaggaggatcccaaaacagtccctaaatctggaaaattttggtGAACCACGGATGGCCAACTATGACCAGTAGACTAGACCACTCCCCGTAGGTCTTAGGCGTAGGTCAAGGCCTGTTGAGGCTTGTCAAGAAAAGCCTCAGGTGCAAACCACGAGACCACAGGACGGCTAGTaaacccatccacggtccgtggatgagTGAACGTGGATACTgccaattttaaagatttttagtCTTTGTTAGGTGTTTGagaattaattaggggttaagggggtcggttagttagttaattaatcaCATATATAAGCTAATaagaccctaaactaagtcacTAATTCATTATAACCaaagaccccaaatcaaaacccagcTACTCTTCCCTCcaagaatcttctctctagaacctccattgaagaacaaagaaagatATCAAGAAAAGCTTGAAGGAAAGAGCTTTTCAATACTAATTTGGAAGGattctacacctaaggtatgggagttcttcatccttgggaagctatcacccaaggagcccTTTCAAAAGCTTTTAACTCTATTGTAGAAAACTCAATTAGCTAGGTTTTCAACTCAactccatggattcctttcaaagtcACTTTTCAAGGTTGAATTATGTCTATTTATGAATATAAGACTGATTTTATATGATTGtaactcaaattcttcaagaattcatgAGACCCCCAACCCTAGATATGGTTCTTCTTTACATTATGTGATGGTTTTGCAAGTTGGTCCAATTGATTAGATGTGAGTTAATTatgatgaaattgcatgatctAAGTATGATTCTACGTGTATACTTTATAAATCTAAGATTCCTAAGGTGAATTGATGTGATTAGGGCTATGCCATAGAAGAGGCTAATTGAGGGTTTATATGTGACCTTCTAAGAATAATGAACTTTTTGATGAATTaccttagattagatcacctagacatgaatttcttatgaatgaatgttgtaGACATGAACTAACTTGATTAGGTCTCACATGATGGATCATGGTTGAGTAGTATTGAGATTTAGTTTACTTGTTGCTATATGACTATGATTGAGTAAAAATAAAGCATGTGGTTAGTTTACCTTAAGAATTAGGTTTACATAATGACTATGTGAGGTAatgcttgagagtaaagcttgtAACATGAAGATGACTCCTAAGGCCTTAAGGTTAATAGCTAATATGAATGAACTATGAAAGTTGATGCTTTAAGAAGGAGGCTATTATGCACGTTAAATTGTATATGGTGTTATTATGGAAGGACTTCACCCACATGACCTACAATATGAGTATATGAGCTTATACATGCAATGAatgaactacttgaattatgattatatatatacatgtctACTATAAtgaatgttagatgtgttgatttacatggtctatgatccttgaattcaatatatgtgaattatgcatgattgtgatattatgtacatgcttatgaacactttgagaggaagtgtctatgatgataatgttgttgattgtgtcaTTGCAAGAcaaatacacacacacacactccatgcataaacaCGATTATGATGTATCAATGATAttaattgaaagtatagttctcatatgcacctttacacattattatgcatgaaatgtacatgaccatgatgatcctattgtgttgattgaaagtcaaTTCTCATGCGAACACATGATCTTGGTGTTAAAGTTATTCTCACATACTAATGTTGATTCTAAagttgaaagtacattctcactttATTGAACTATGAGATATTATAtgagttgtattgaatgaagggcAAATTATTCCTTCATCcatgtaaatacaattcaagacTAATAATGTATAacatgtaaatacaattcaagactaataatgtataatttgggaaataatgcttagcactgagtggatatggaaaatgaggaaaatgccCTTCCGTCAATGCAATAGGTCGGGTCAACTAAAATGAACTCATGAGATCCGTCAATGCAATATGAcgagtttctagaagcaatctctctgtcccataactatgtacccacataggacttagctagtggatccacctaaaaactatacatttagttctaccttaggcaagtaggacaccttctttcggtgtaGGGTTACAcgacatcggattccatgtagctcacatggtctatgtctgtTATGACTATTCTTccctatataataaaaataatgaatgagacatgaactatactatgacttcttggtgagttttacttagtaggagtgagGGTATGAGACTTTActtccacattgcacaagtagacttagtaggatgtCATAGGATGgttcctttatgttatgatgagataTGAATGTACGCATGTATGTTGAATAGATAGTtgttatgaatgactttccttataatttaagtaatgtacatgactatttccttatttatgGCTATTGCTTATGATGAGGTCTAAGGATGAAATGTATGACTAGGGtagcttcaaaggagtacttagtagggttggtattatAGGATGCCAACCATATATTGCACAAGTGTTTCTTAGGGGTTGCTTATGTGATGATTACTttatgatgagatgatcttggtattTGACTATGCATTATGTTATGATTGGAGGCTATGTCTTGTAAAGGTTGGGAtatgtaatatatttatgttggagactatgcttgttaatatgatgatatcctttatgctatgatgaattgTATGTGGGTTGTCTTATGAGTTgtattctccaactatttcaaagatgatgttcaaaatggcatatagcatgatttcaaatgaaatgtcccttttatgcatgttttaatgatttttatgtatggcttccatacttagtacttttgtGCTAACCCtatctttctacattttctataagtgtaggctttggagatattggattccatcctcgtggctaggttcataggagatcaagaagaagaagattggtgagtcttCATTGTATTTGAGGGCTTGATCATAtgtcttttatgtctttcttttatgttttagactttggtTGTAAGGACCGTGTCCCTAAGATTGTTTTAAGGAGTTATATTCCAAGTGTTATAGATGGTTTCATAgattctctttcattttatatgagacttcgattgtaacaaaaaaatttaaattccgcactattttcctaTGCTTTTATGTTCATGTATGCTATGAGGCTTATATGGgaccccttcagggtcaagTATGTCGTACTACGtctaaggggtacccctggATCGTGACAATCGAGACAACTAACATTGCAACAAGACTTTCGACCTTAGGGATAAAAATTGATGACACATTCTTggtttagtt
It encodes the following:
- the LOC125871237 gene encoding uncharacterized protein LOC125871237 — encoded protein: MSSASVVPLHLHASSVKVFNGMNFYEWHEQVKFHLGVMDLDLALMNDKPNAITDKSSEDEKSFHKSWERSNRLSLMFMQMTVANNIKSTTPQTESAKKYLKFVGERFCSADKSLASTLMAELTTMKFNGSRNMQNHIIDVIPRNLVS